In Falco naumanni isolate bFalNau1 chromosome 5, bFalNau1.pat, whole genome shotgun sequence, the following are encoded in one genomic region:
- the DYRK2 gene encoding dual specificity tyrosine-phosphorylation-regulated kinase 2 isoform X2 — MNEHLHVGSHGQIQVQQLFEDNSNKRTVLTTQPNGLTTLGKSGLPVVQDRQSESAHRRQGSTSSLKSTDGTGKVKASVMTPEQAMKQYMQKLTAFEHHEIFSYPEIYFLGPNAKKRQGVIGGSNNCGYDDDQGSYIQVPHDHIAYRYEVLKVIGKGSFGQVVKAYDHKMHQHVALKMVRNEKRFHRQAAEEIKILEHLRKQDKDNNMNVIHMLENFTFRSHICMTFELLSMNLYELIKKNKFQGFSLPLVRKFAHSILQCLDALHKNRIIHCDLKPENILLKQQGRSGIKVIDFGSSCYEHQRVYTYIQSRFYRAPEVILGARYGMPIDMWSLGCILAELLTGYPLLPGEDEGDQLACMIELLGMPSPKLLDSSKRAKNFVSSKGYPRYCSITTLSDGSVILNGGRSRRGKLRGPPESREWGNALKGCDDPLFLDFLKQCLEWDPAIRMTPSQALRHPWLRRRLPKPPTGEKASAKRITESTGAITSISKLPPTSSSASKLRTNLAQMTDANGNIQQRTVLPKLVS, encoded by the coding sequence ATGAATGAGCACCTCCATGTTGGTAGCCATGGACAAATCCAGGTTCAGCAGCTGTTTGAAGATAATAGTAACAAGAGGACGGTTCTGACAACACAGCCAAATGGACTTACAACGCTAGGCAAATCTGGATTGCCAGTGGTTCAAGACAGACAGTCAGAGAGTGCTCACAGACGACAAGGGAGCACCAGCTCTTTAAAATCTACAGATGGAACAGGGAAGGTGAAGGCCTCTGTTATGACACCAGAGCAGGCAATGAAGCAATACATGCAAAAATTAACAGCTTTTGAGCATCATGAGATTTTTAGCTACCCTGAAATATACTTTTTGGGTCCAAATGCAAAGAAGCGGCAAGGTGTGATTGGTGGTTCAAACAACTGTGGGTATGACGATGACCAAGGGTCTTATATACAAGTACCCCACGATCATATTGCATACAGGTATGAAGTCCTGAAAGTTATAGGAAAAGGAAGCTTTGGGCAGGTGGTGAAGGCCTACGATCACAAGATGCATCAACATGTGGCACTAAAAATGGTGAGAAATGAAAAACGTTTCCACCGCCAAGCTGCGGAAGAAATTAAGATCCTGGAACACCTCCGGAAACAAGATAAGGATAACAACATGAATGTTATTCACATGTTGGAAAACTTCACATTCCGCAGCCATATCTGCATGACATTTGAATTGCTGAGCATGAACCTGTATgaattaattaagaaaaacaagtttcagGGCTTTAGCCTGCCTTTGGTCCGCAAGTTTGCTCACTCAATTTTACAGTGCTTGGATGCTTTGCACAAAAACAGAATCATTCACTGTGACCTTAAACCTGAGAACATTCTGTTGAAGCAACAGGGTAGAAGTGGTATTAAAGTGATTGATTTTGGCTCCAGTTGTTACGAGCATCAGCGTGTCTACACCTACATTCAGTCGCGTTTTTACCGTGCACCTGAAGTCATCCTTGGTGCTCGTTATGGGATGCCCATAGATATGTGGAGCTTGGGCTGTATTCTAGCAGAGCTCCTCACCGGTTATCCACTTCTACCTGGAGAAGATGAAGGAGACCAGCTGGCTTGTATGATTGAGCTATTGGGCATGCCTTCTCCAAAACTCTTAGATTCATCCAAGCGAGCCAAAAACTTTGTGAGCTCTAAGGGTTATCCCCGCTACTGCAGCATCACAACCTTGTCTGATGGCTCTGTTATACTTAATGGTGGACGCTCTCGGAGGGGAAAGCTACGTGGCCCTCCAGAGAGCAGAGAATGGGGTAATGCATTAAAGGGATGTGATGATCCCCTGTTCCTTGACTTCTTAAAACAGTGTTTAGAATGGGATCCTGCTATCCGTATGACACCCAGCCAGGCTTTGCGGCATCCCTGGCTAAGGAGACGGTTACCAAAGCCTCCGACTGGGGAAAAGGCCTCGGCAAAGAGAATTACAGAGAGCACTGGTGCTATAACGTCGATTTCCAAGTTACCTCCAACTTCAAGCTCAGCTTCAAAACTGAGGACTAATTTGGCGCAGATGACAGATGCCAATGGAAATATTCAGCAAAGGACAGTGTTGCCAAAACTCGTTAGCTGA